A genomic stretch from Mya arenaria isolate MELC-2E11 chromosome 10, ASM2691426v1 includes:
- the LOC128206646 gene encoding uncharacterized protein LOC128206646, whose product MDSIKETLNNVRKRLVRCANPRANTDAMSEVLDIIGAPIYLYVITYVCYFGYHYLDDYHYGEIDENGERRWIWYFQKGLIVCIYFQMMANWFEIRFVDSSLANAAKNMTLDQQTLDKIKLPDKTEAEITEKGDCKTQNESGAVKRRKGGKTDKNNGSALVQVKKISYWSWKPCDKCQLNAPPRCHHCPFCNVCVLKRDHHCFFAGKCVGFENQRHFIVFLIWASFSTTYAMVYFLPFFYNNVLIDHSWWDCFFPVTLFKFVIGHVDFYHFNLITCFTMNFLFVFLSTAFLLEQYQLVSAGWTQFEQTKVDKRKLHIHDPRPLSAKIKAVLGQRPLVTILCPIARIWYPPCEDPFQWPDHKVTHHKVK is encoded by the exons ATGGATTCTATTAAAG AGACCCTTAATAATGTGCGAAAGAGGCTTGTTCGATGCGCCAACCCGAGGGCGAACACTGACGCCATGTCGGAAGTTCTTGACATCATAGGTGCGCCCATTTATCTTTACGTCATCACATACGTGTGTTATTTCGGATACCATTACTTAGATGACTATCATTACGGTGAGATTGATGAAAATGGGGAAAGAAGATGGATTTGGTATTTCCAAAAAGGGTTAATtgtgtgtatttattttcaaatgatggCAAACTGGTTTGAAATCAGATTTGTGGATTCCTCTCTTGCAAATGCAGCTAAGAATATGACGTTGGATCAACAAACTCTCGATAAGATCAAATTACCAGACAAAACTGAAGCTGAAATCACTGAAAAAGGAGATTGTAAAACTCAAAATGAAAGTGGTGCTGTGAAAAGAAGAAAAGGCGggaaaactgataaaaataatgGCTCCGCCCTGGTGCAAGTGAAGAAGATTTCCTATTGGTCATGGAAACCATGTGACAAATGTCAATTAAATGCCCCGCCCCGATGTCATCACTGCCCATTCTGTAATGTGTGTGTTCTGAAAAGGGATCATCATTGCTTTTTCGCGGGAAAGTGCGTAGGATTTGAAAACCAAcgacattttattgttttcctCATCTGGGCTTCGTTCTCTACCACATATGCAATGGTTTATTTCTtaccatttttttacaataatgttttGATTGACCATTCTTGGTGGGACTGCTTTTTCCCAgtgacattatttaaatttgtaattgGACATGTGGATTTTTACCATTTCAACCTGATTACCTGCTTCACAATGAACTTCCTTTTCGTTTTTCTTAGCACCGCATTTCTTTTAGAGCAGTATCAACTCGTGTCAGCGGGATGGACCCAATTTGAGCAAACGAAAGTGGACAAACGAAAACTTCATATACACGACCCCAGACCTCTGTCAGCGAAGATCAAAGCGGTACTTGGGCAACGCCCCCTGGTCACAATTTTGTGCCCCATTGCGCGTATTTGGTATCCGCCTTGTGAGGACCCCTTTCAGTGGCCTGATCATAAAGTCACTCATCATAAAGTGAAATAA